The following are encoded together in the Capsulimonas corticalis genome:
- a CDS encoding glycosyltransferase, which produces MTTQIPLAKIGIVIPVRNCLDYTQAALETIRTRHPYQLYVIDDYSDEPMKSWLASRPDIITFTDPPGSTGLAWNWNLGISAALADGCTQVLVINNDILLHPQAIDRMAARLGRGDLVLVTGDDIAPRCNAPKDVFTWDPAEEREDHHLDFSCFMLGEQAIRRVGWFDEGFLGAYFEDNDYYARLVRADEQALRLYCAPYFHHSMRTVNNNPKTQPLIQQRAGRNAEYFRTKWGRMPAGTREDMLSEYSAFPFGREADQDRDTQARRLEQLFWTAVDTPSDINDHLEMLYRLASSVHDVAEIGVGMAQSTCALAYTHPRKLRVYEVPRTAANVRVEYAARLSGIDFERIPAEGEVVRPESTDLLFIDGLHDEERVALELDIHAPFVRRFLVLHDTESYGERGETPGHRGIWPAVSAYMRQHPEWTLQSHLPNNNGLTVFVRDGA; this is translated from the coding sequence ATGACCACACAAATACCTCTCGCGAAAATCGGGATCGTGATTCCAGTGCGCAACTGCCTTGACTACACCCAGGCGGCCTTGGAGACGATCCGCACGAGGCACCCCTATCAGCTTTACGTCATTGACGACTACAGCGACGAGCCGATGAAGTCGTGGCTCGCGAGCCGTCCAGACATCATCACGTTCACAGATCCGCCGGGCAGCACGGGCCTGGCATGGAACTGGAACCTGGGGATCTCAGCAGCCCTCGCGGACGGATGCACGCAGGTGCTGGTGATCAACAACGACATCCTGCTCCATCCTCAGGCCATCGACCGCATGGCGGCCCGGCTGGGGCGTGGGGATCTGGTGCTGGTGACCGGGGACGACATAGCGCCGCGCTGCAACGCTCCGAAGGATGTCTTCACGTGGGACCCCGCCGAGGAGCGAGAAGACCACCACCTGGACTTCTCCTGCTTTATGCTGGGCGAGCAGGCGATCCGCCGGGTCGGATGGTTCGACGAGGGCTTCCTGGGAGCCTATTTCGAGGACAATGACTATTATGCGCGGCTGGTGCGGGCGGACGAGCAGGCGTTACGCCTGTACTGCGCGCCATATTTCCATCACAGCATGCGCACGGTGAACAACAACCCCAAGACCCAGCCGCTGATCCAGCAACGGGCGGGGCGGAACGCCGAGTACTTCCGCACGAAGTGGGGCCGCATGCCTGCGGGCACGCGCGAGGACATGCTGTCCGAGTACAGCGCGTTCCCGTTCGGGCGGGAAGCGGATCAGGACCGGGACACCCAGGCTCGACGTCTTGAGCAGCTGTTCTGGACGGCGGTGGACACGCCCTCGGACATCAATGATCACCTGGAGATGCTCTACCGGCTCGCCTCTTCGGTGCACGATGTGGCGGAAATCGGCGTGGGCATGGCGCAGTCGACCTGCGCGCTCGCGTACACCCACCCGCGAAAACTGCGCGTGTACGAGGTCCCACGGACTGCGGCGAACGTGCGCGTGGAATACGCCGCACGCCTGTCCGGGATCGACTTCGAGCGCATTCCCGCCGAAGGAGAGGTCGTACGCCCGGAATCGACAGACCTTCTGTTCATCGACGGACTCCATGACGAGGAGCGTGTGGCATTGGAGCTGGACATCCATGCGCCGTTCGTACGTCGCTTCCTGGTGCTGCACGACACGGAGTCGTACGGAGAGCGCGGTGAGACGCCCGGTCACCGTGGGATCTGGCCCGCCGTGTCTGCCTACATGCGCCAGCATCCGGAATGGACGCTCCAGTCGCATCTGCCAAACAACAATGGATTGACGGTGTTTGTGCGCGATGGAGCATGA
- a CDS encoding glycosyltransferase → MTRTILTGNDPELVRLGIVAAVRNCLQYTQEMVASIRTRHTHQIYIIDDRSDEPMKQWLKSRPDFVSITDPPESTGVAYNWNVGIAAAIVDGCSHVLVANNDIIFHPRTIDVMVERISRGDAAIVTAHDVGGTYRDPNQVIALPVGIDGEDGRPEFFCFALTRDTLKQVGWFDDNFEGAYYEDNDYHARVALARLRAVRLINAPCFHHGTATIRDDPRASEEIGQAASRNKEYFAAKWGRLPAGSEEEMRRTYFPVPFNRERPPRDSAQARVDELFERVVRIPSDINGHLELLMRLGASVDRITEISPGGSCSTCAFLKSRPRSLRVYEPARSAHLTLLAGAARIAGTEFEWIRSDASKPIAETDLLFIDTTHVESRMREDLRLHAGQAQRYIVLHDTQTYGHIGETAGHRGVWPAVSEFLRGHPEWLLHQHYPHNNGLTVLRRTSPTGAREETA, encoded by the coding sequence TTGACACGCACCATCCTGACGGGAAACGATCCAGAACTGGTGCGCCTGGGCATCGTCGCGGCGGTGCGCAACTGTCTGCAGTACACCCAGGAGATGGTTGCCAGCATCCGGACAAGGCATACCCATCAGATCTACATCATCGACGACCGCTCGGACGAGCCAATGAAGCAGTGGCTCAAAAGCCGTCCCGACTTCGTGAGCATTACCGATCCTCCCGAGAGCACCGGGGTCGCCTACAACTGGAACGTTGGAATCGCGGCGGCGATCGTGGACGGCTGCAGCCACGTGCTTGTCGCCAACAACGACATCATCTTCCATCCCCGGACCATTGACGTGATGGTCGAGCGCATCAGCAGAGGCGATGCGGCGATCGTGACGGCGCACGACGTGGGCGGGACGTACCGGGATCCGAACCAGGTGATAGCGCTGCCGGTGGGGATCGACGGCGAAGACGGGCGGCCGGAGTTCTTTTGCTTCGCTCTCACCAGGGACACGCTCAAACAGGTGGGCTGGTTCGACGACAACTTCGAGGGGGCCTACTACGAGGACAACGACTATCACGCCCGCGTCGCCCTGGCGCGGCTGAGGGCGGTTCGCCTGATCAACGCCCCCTGCTTCCACCACGGCACGGCAACCATTCGGGACGACCCGCGCGCTTCGGAGGAGATCGGCCAGGCCGCTTCGCGCAACAAGGAGTACTTCGCGGCCAAATGGGGTCGACTGCCGGCGGGCAGTGAGGAGGAGATGCGGCGAACGTACTTCCCGGTTCCATTCAACCGGGAACGCCCGCCGAGGGATTCGGCGCAGGCGCGGGTGGACGAACTGTTCGAGCGCGTCGTTCGCATTCCCAGCGACATCAACGGGCACTTGGAGCTGCTCATGCGGCTGGGGGCTTCCGTCGACCGCATCACGGAAATCTCGCCGGGAGGATCCTGCTCCACCTGCGCCTTCCTCAAGTCCCGGCCACGAAGCCTGCGGGTCTACGAGCCGGCAAGGTCCGCCCATCTGACTCTGCTCGCAGGAGCGGCCCGGATTGCCGGCACGGAGTTCGAGTGGATACGCTCCGACGCGTCCAAGCCCATCGCGGAGACGGACCTTCTCTTCATCGACACGACGCACGTAGAAAGTCGGATGCGTGAGGACCTACGATTGCACGCCGGGCAGGCGCAGCGGTACATCGTACTGCACGATACCCAGACGTACGGCCACATAGGGGAAACGGCGGGGCATCGCGGCGTCTGGCCGGCGGTCTCAGAGTTCTTAAGGGGGCATCCCGAATGGCTGCTGCACCAGCACTACCCGCACAACAACGGGCTGACGGTGCTGCGCCGGACGAGCCCGACAGGGGCGCGGGAGGAAACGGCATGA
- a CDS encoding glycosyltransferase family 4 protein, which produces MIGIYSAMLPISNKRADTSEFVGVQVACREFVKNLAQYSPAGDVGLFVSQAEVEQTRRALALLQSVDGGNTDTASVWEFEQIGEAIQQRDITAFHNILAPQLHILAYIRSKFASKPFPITALTHGFSVQPVLYEFFTRYLLTPTQPYDSIICTSNAAKCAFIKMIGHARESLEATGCRIPDRPCRFDVLPLGVDINNYQPQNRAIAVRQLGLPPNKVILLYFGRINHLTKADLNPLLLAFQNLVEKHGDQIVLLLAGNATPVEVVSIEAFCRRLGIADQVVLRPSPSLLEGPLYYAASDIFVGLSDTPQESFGLSILEAMASGLPVVVSDWSGYRETSEHGRTGFHVPTLWGKADDEVALFSPLINWKQDDLHLEQSISTDLHFLTHYLDLLVSNQDLRKGMGDAARQHCVSNYRWENVISQYWALWNELASIATSRQHPEYPSTLPMGDQPRYFEAFSHFPTRCLTTSDHLTITERGLHAAKTPQSMIIHDEMRGVLSQRAMIALLRFLRFRKSLKRSVTVDELVVPFGKRYHFSPSRLMAHILWLIKYGHMTAAQQT; this is translated from the coding sequence ATGATTGGCATTTATTCGGCAATGCTGCCAATTTCAAACAAGCGCGCTGATACTAGCGAGTTTGTCGGAGTGCAGGTTGCTTGCCGCGAATTTGTGAAGAATCTGGCGCAGTATTCACCAGCAGGAGATGTTGGCCTATTCGTAAGTCAAGCCGAAGTTGAGCAAACGCGAAGGGCTTTGGCATTATTGCAAAGCGTCGATGGCGGGAACACTGACACTGCGAGTGTATGGGAGTTTGAACAAATTGGTGAGGCTATCCAGCAACGGGATATTACTGCATTTCACAACATATTAGCTCCTCAACTACATATCCTCGCGTACATACGTTCCAAATTTGCAAGCAAGCCATTCCCGATTACCGCGCTGACGCATGGATTCAGCGTACAGCCAGTCCTGTACGAGTTCTTTACCAGATATCTCCTGACACCAACACAGCCGTATGATTCAATTATTTGCACCTCCAACGCCGCAAAATGCGCATTTATTAAAATGATCGGTCATGCGCGGGAAAGTTTGGAGGCTACCGGCTGCCGGATACCAGACCGTCCATGCCGCTTCGATGTGCTGCCTCTCGGAGTAGATATCAATAATTACCAACCGCAGAACAGGGCTATCGCGGTTCGTCAACTAGGGTTACCTCCTAATAAGGTTATTCTGTTATATTTTGGCCGGATTAATCATCTCACTAAGGCTGACCTCAATCCTCTGCTTTTGGCGTTTCAGAACCTGGTTGAGAAACATGGAGATCAGATCGTTTTGTTGCTCGCTGGGAACGCAACGCCAGTCGAAGTGGTGAGCATAGAAGCGTTTTGTCGGCGCCTTGGAATTGCTGATCAGGTTGTTTTGCGCCCGTCGCCGTCTCTATTGGAAGGGCCGCTTTACTACGCGGCTTCAGACATCTTTGTTGGCTTGAGCGACACCCCGCAAGAGTCTTTCGGTTTGTCCATTCTTGAGGCGATGGCCTCAGGGCTGCCAGTTGTGGTGTCCGATTGGTCTGGCTATCGCGAGACGAGTGAACACGGCAGGACAGGCTTCCATGTACCCACTCTCTGGGGCAAGGCCGACGATGAGGTTGCACTATTTTCCCCATTGATCAATTGGAAACAAGATGATCTTCATCTTGAACAGTCTATCTCGACTGACTTGCACTTCTTGACGCACTATTTGGATTTGCTTGTCTCAAACCAAGATCTGCGTAAGGGTATGGGGGATGCCGCTAGGCAACACTGCGTATCTAATTACCGATGGGAAAACGTAATTTCCCAGTATTGGGCGCTTTGGAATGAATTGGCATCGATAGCGACGTCTCGGCAACACCCAGAATACCCTTCAACACTGCCGATGGGCGATCAGCCCCGTTATTTCGAAGCGTTCTCGCACTTCCCGACGAGATGTCTCACAACAAGCGACCATCTGACGATAACTGAGCGCGGCTTGCATGCGGCCAAAACGCCTCAATCCATGATTATACATGACGAGATGCGAGGCGTCCTTTCGCAGCGCGCAATGATTGCATTACTCCGGTTTCTGAGGTTCAGGAAGAGTTTAAAGCGTTCAGTTACGGTTGACGAACTCGTCGTCCCATTCGGTAAACGCTATCACTTCTCTCCATCACGCCTGATGGCGCACATCCTCTGGCTAATCAAATATGGTCATATGACTGCTGCACAACAAACCTGA
- a CDS encoding glycosyltransferase family 4 protein: protein MAGLTCGFNILGLVNRTAYGYHTLNIARAAIDVALDVSLWPFGEIEYLPEFHKEYSKAVAGQETCDYTLPSVNILPLSMSCLHVGGGPRVAWVANPSTKFRAHHALQLRSQDLAVVPSKWARSVIEQELPGIPCSVVPEGVDTAVFHPNVEPFAHLFGNATKFISVGKWETRKGQNELVRAFNKAFEPGDRVALILVCHNHQNRDVNRYWCDLCRNCKLADKILVCNDHFQFQEEIARLMACADCGVFPSRAQAWCSEALEMMGMGKPVIVTNCSAHTEHCNRNNSLLIDIDERETANDGIWFHGDGDWARLGSAQEEQMVGHMRHIHVLKQAGEDLFNQAGVETVQPLTWRNTVNRLLHAVDCFGQEYTG from the coding sequence TTGGCCGGTCTAACATGTGGCTTTAATATTTTGGGGTTGGTGAATAGAACGGCATATGGCTATCACACCTTGAATATTGCAAGAGCGGCAATCGATGTAGCTTTGGACGTATCGCTCTGGCCCTTTGGAGAGATTGAATATCTGCCAGAATTTCATAAGGAGTATTCAAAAGCCGTTGCAGGGCAAGAGACCTGTGACTACACCTTACCGAGTGTTAATATCCTGCCGCTCTCGATGAGCTGCCTTCACGTGGGGGGTGGACCGAGAGTAGCCTGGGTTGCCAATCCTTCCACTAAATTTCGCGCGCATCATGCACTGCAACTGCGCAGCCAGGATTTGGCGGTTGTTCCATCGAAGTGGGCTCGTAGTGTGATCGAGCAGGAACTGCCAGGGATACCATGCAGCGTTGTGCCGGAAGGGGTCGACACAGCCGTGTTCCATCCGAACGTCGAGCCGTTTGCCCACTTGTTTGGCAACGCCACCAAGTTCATCAGTGTCGGCAAATGGGAAACCAGGAAGGGGCAGAACGAACTTGTACGGGCCTTCAACAAGGCATTCGAGCCCGGCGATCGGGTGGCTCTGATACTTGTATGCCATAATCATCAAAACCGCGATGTCAATCGTTATTGGTGCGACCTGTGCCGGAACTGCAAACTAGCCGACAAGATCCTGGTGTGCAACGATCATTTCCAGTTTCAAGAGGAGATTGCCAGGTTGATGGCATGTGCGGATTGCGGTGTGTTCCCATCGCGGGCTCAAGCTTGGTGTTCCGAGGCGCTTGAGATGATGGGAATGGGCAAGCCTGTCATCGTCACCAATTGCTCTGCGCATACAGAACACTGCAATCGCAACAATTCGCTGCTGATCGACATTGATGAGCGAGAAACGGCAAACGACGGGATTTGGTTCCATGGCGATGGCGATTGGGCCAGGCTGGGAAGTGCCCAGGAAGAACAAATGGTTGGGCACATGCGCCATATACACGTCCTCAAGCAAGCGGGGGAAGATCTTTTCAATCAGGCTGGCGTAGAAACCGTCCAACCGCTTACCTGGCGGAATACGGTAAACAGGCTATTACATGCAGTGGATTGCTTTGGTCAGGAGTACACAGGGTGA